From one Methylovirgula sp. HY1 genomic stretch:
- the rfbF gene encoding glucose-1-phosphate cytidylyltransferase, with the protein MKVVILAGGLGSRLAEETGTRPKPLVELGGRPILWHIMKIYGHFGFTEFIICLGYKGYLIKEFFSNYFLHLSDVTFDLANDRVEVHKRMSDPWRVTLVETGENTQTGGRLKRVLPYIGDDEVFAMTYGDGVANIDLAAELQFHREHGRLATLAAVRPAKRFGVLELEGDRVVSFSEKPEDEGGWINGGFFLLSPEVGHLIAGDDTVWEQDPLKALVAKDQLRAYQHHGFWHPMDTLRDKTYLEQLWASRRAEWKVW; encoded by the coding sequence ATGAAAGTCGTTATTTTGGCCGGCGGCCTGGGCTCGCGTCTCGCCGAGGAGACGGGCACCCGCCCAAAGCCCCTCGTCGAATTGGGCGGCCGTCCGATTCTCTGGCACATCATGAAGATTTATGGGCATTTCGGTTTCACCGAATTCATCATCTGCCTCGGCTACAAGGGCTATTTAATCAAAGAATTTTTCAGCAATTATTTTCTGCATTTGTCGGACGTTACTTTCGATCTCGCCAATGATCGCGTCGAAGTCCACAAAAGAATGAGCGACCCGTGGCGCGTGACGCTCGTCGAAACCGGCGAGAACACGCAGACGGGAGGGCGGTTGAAACGTGTCCTGCCCTATATTGGCGATGACGAAGTCTTCGCCATGACCTATGGGGATGGCGTCGCAAATATCGACCTCGCGGCCGAGCTCCAATTTCACCGGGAGCATGGGAGGCTCGCGACACTTGCGGCGGTGCGTCCAGCAAAAAGATTCGGCGTGCTGGAGCTGGAGGGTGACCGCGTCGTCAGTTTCTCCGAAAAGCCCGAGGACGAGGGTGGCTGGATCAACGGCGGTTTCTTTCTCCTCTCACCGGAAGTTGGTCATCTCATCGCTGGCGATGATACAGTCTGGGAACAGGATCCGCTCAAGGCTCTCGTTGCAAAGGACCAGTTGCGCGCCTATCAGCATCATGGATTCTGGCACCCCATGGATACGCTCAGGGACAAGACTTATTTGGAGCAGTTATGGGCATCGAGGCGGGCCGAGTGGAAAGTTTGGTGA
- the rfbG gene encoding CDP-glucose 4,6-dehydratase — translation MESLVMRPEFWRNRRVLLTGHTGFKGTWLSLWLQQMRAQVRGLALDPPSSPACFDLVAAARGMEDLRGDIRDPGFVTAAMSDFQPEIVIHMAAQSLVRPSYADPVATYAINVMGTAHVLEAARGCASVRAIVVVTSDKCYENREWDRGYREDDAMGGYDPYSSSKACAELVTAAYLRSFFNPERYADHRVGLASARAGNVIGGGDWAVDRLIPDAMRAFASQRELVVRFPEAIRPWQHVLEPLGGYLRLAQGLYEAGPPCAGAWNFGPDAEAERPVRYLAEQITGLWGDGAAWCAKPDSNAPHEAHYLTLDASKARDGLGWHPKLNLDNALALTVAWYKAFSRGQDMHEFTLAQIAAYANTTEPAMHLA, via the coding sequence GTGGAAAGTTTGGTGATGCGCCCCGAGTTCTGGCGCAACCGCCGCGTCCTGCTCACCGGACACACTGGATTCAAGGGGACCTGGCTTAGTCTTTGGCTGCAGCAAATGCGGGCCCAAGTGCGTGGCTTGGCGCTCGATCCGCCGTCGAGCCCGGCATGTTTCGATCTCGTCGCGGCCGCCCGAGGCATGGAAGACCTGCGCGGAGACATTCGCGATCCGGGTTTCGTCACCGCCGCGATGAGCGATTTTCAGCCGGAGATCGTGATCCATATGGCGGCGCAGTCCCTGGTGAGGCCGTCTTATGCCGATCCCGTCGCCACCTATGCGATCAATGTGATGGGCACCGCGCATGTGCTCGAAGCGGCCCGGGGCTGCGCGAGCGTGCGCGCCATTGTCGTGGTCACCAGCGATAAATGCTATGAGAACCGGGAATGGGATCGCGGCTATCGCGAAGACGACGCCATGGGCGGCTATGATCCCTATAGCAGCAGCAAAGCCTGCGCCGAACTGGTCACCGCGGCTTACCTACGGTCGTTTTTCAATCCAGAGCGCTATGCGGACCATCGCGTCGGTCTTGCTTCGGCGCGCGCCGGCAATGTGATCGGCGGCGGCGACTGGGCGGTGGATCGCCTTATCCCAGATGCCATGCGGGCTTTCGCATCGCAACGCGAGCTGGTCGTCCGCTTTCCGGAAGCGATTCGGCCTTGGCAACATGTCTTGGAGCCGCTCGGCGGCTATCTGCGGCTCGCGCAAGGGCTCTATGAGGCCGGTCCACCATGTGCCGGCGCTTGGAATTTCGGCCCCGACGCCGAGGCCGAGCGGCCGGTGCGCTATCTGGCGGAGCAGATAACCGGGCTTTGGGGCGACGGCGCAGCTTGGTGCGCCAAGCCGGACAGCAATGCGCCGCATGAGGCGCATTATCTCACGCTCGATGCCTCCAAGGCGCGCGACGGGCTCGGATGGCACCCAAAGCTTAATCTTGACAATGCCCTGGCGCTCACGGTCGCATGGTATAAGGCCTTTAGCCGCGGCCAGGACATGCACGAATTTACGCTCGCCCAGATTGCCGCTTACGCCAACACGACCGAGCCAGCGATGCACCTTGCATGA
- a CDS encoding NAD(P)-dependent oxidoreductase, which produces MTPRRILITGATGFIGARIAERLHEHGHQLALLVRDPRTTDRAAAIYGQCDLIVGDLGSPALYIDALRGFRPDTLLHAAWSGVAGADRNDPRQIVNIAATADLLEAAIGAGIESFIGLGSQAEYGPQNSKLNEEAAVEPTTLYGHSKRAACRVTEAICRLRQLRHTWLRVFSIYGPRDNPNWLIPSLIAKLNRGEIPELTKCEQIWDFLYIDDAVDAVVAVLENPAAAGIYNLGSGQARPLRETVMLLRDIVRPGAELGIGCLPYRPDQVMHLEADMTRLSDATGWQPKTDLQTGLQATVEWLCEPPEK; this is translated from the coding sequence ATGACGCCGCGCCGAATCCTGATCACCGGCGCCACGGGGTTCATCGGCGCCCGTATCGCCGAGCGCCTGCACGAGCACGGCCATCAGCTGGCCCTGCTCGTCCGCGATCCGCGGACGACCGACCGCGCCGCCGCGATCTACGGCCAGTGCGACCTGATCGTCGGCGATCTGGGGTCGCCCGCGCTTTATATCGACGCGCTGCGCGGGTTCCGTCCGGACACGCTTCTGCATGCGGCGTGGAGCGGCGTCGCCGGCGCCGACCGCAATGATCCGCGCCAGATCGTCAACATCGCCGCGACGGCGGATCTTCTCGAAGCGGCGATCGGGGCCGGCATCGAAAGCTTTATCGGTCTCGGCTCTCAGGCCGAATATGGGCCGCAGAACAGCAAGCTCAACGAAGAAGCAGCGGTCGAACCGACGACGCTTTATGGGCATAGCAAACGCGCCGCGTGCCGCGTCACCGAAGCCATTTGCCGCCTGAGGCAGCTGCGGCACACTTGGCTGCGCGTATTTTCGATCTACGGGCCGCGCGACAATCCCAACTGGCTCATTCCGTCACTGATCGCTAAGCTGAACAGGGGCGAAATTCCCGAGCTGACGAAATGCGAGCAGATCTGGGATTTTCTCTATATTGACGATGCCGTCGACGCGGTTGTCGCTGTTTTGGAAAACCCTGCGGCCGCCGGCATATATAATCTCGGTTCCGGACAGGCGCGGCCTTTGCGCGAAACCGTCATGCTTCTCCGCGATATTGTCCGCCCCGGAGCCGAACTGGGCATCGGATGCCTGCCCTATCGGCCGGACCAGGTGATGCATTTGGAAGCCGATATGACGCGCTTGTCCGACGCGACCGGTTGGCAACCCAAGACCGACTTACAGACAGGATTGCAGGCGACGGTGGAATGGCTTTGCGAGCCGCCGGAGAAATGA